Proteins encoded within one genomic window of Amorphoplanes friuliensis DSM 7358:
- a CDS encoding PrsW family intramembrane metalloprotease encodes MRDLSRRWAWLGVLVIGLVLYVIVLRTLVRTQNPNFIPSLLLLGATVVPLAFLTFAQARTGRWQVPASALVTAAFFGGVIGVVVAGTLEYDALRGLGALPMVFVALIEETAKMIVPVILLFLLLARHGRRLPSDGLVIGVASGMGFAALETMGYGFTALLSSQGNISTVQETLFVRGLTAPAGHTAWTGLTCGALWALIASPSGKKVLAFIGTFIGAVAMHTAWDTFGGVIPFIILAVLSLGWLFLALHRYRAFAEHNTFAPREALAI; translated from the coding sequence ATGCGTGATCTCTCCCGCCGGTGGGCCTGGCTCGGTGTGCTCGTCATCGGCCTCGTGCTCTACGTCATCGTTCTGCGCACGCTGGTCCGGACCCAGAACCCGAACTTCATCCCGTCGCTGCTGCTGCTCGGCGCGACCGTGGTTCCGCTGGCCTTCCTGACCTTCGCGCAGGCCCGCACCGGCCGCTGGCAGGTGCCGGCGTCCGCACTGGTCACGGCGGCGTTTTTCGGCGGGGTCATCGGGGTCGTCGTCGCGGGCACCCTCGAGTACGACGCGCTGCGCGGCCTCGGCGCCCTTCCGATGGTCTTCGTCGCGCTGATCGAGGAAACCGCGAAGATGATCGTGCCGGTCATCCTGCTCTTCCTGCTGCTGGCCCGGCACGGACGACGGCTGCCCTCCGACGGGCTCGTCATCGGTGTCGCGTCCGGCATGGGCTTCGCCGCGCTGGAGACGATGGGCTACGGCTTCACCGCACTGCTGTCCTCGCAGGGCAACATCTCCACGGTCCAGGAGACACTCTTCGTCCGCGGCCTCACCGCACCGGCCGGGCACACCGCGTGGACCGGTCTGACCTGCGGCGCGCTCTGGGCGCTGATCGCCAGCCCATCCGGCAAGAAGGTGCTGGCGTTCATCGGCACCTTCATCGGCGCGGTCGCGATGCACACCGCCTGGGACACCTTCGGCGGCGTGATCCCGTTCATCATCCTGGCGGTCCTGAGCCTGGGCTGGCTCTTCCTCGCCCTCCACCGCTACCGCGCCTTCGCGGAGCACAACACCTTCGCACCGCGCGAAGCGCTGGCAATTTAG